A genomic segment from Bradyrhizobium sp. ISRA430 encodes:
- a CDS encoding alpha/beta fold hydrolase — MNAPTGLDFASIPERIQSEVQRAIMRSIKGVEYFSTSGPTIGSTPKDVLHSRGTMSLYHYRSMSDEIYRVPVLIVMATTNRGYILDLVPGQSFIEFLLKRGYDVYMLDWSAPRPEERNLRMEDYVLDFIPDCVRRVQQDSGEQDVSVIGYCFGGVLSLLYGSIVNDGPMKNLICFTTPIDFREMKLFSNFSDRRYFDVDRLVDSIGNMPPEMILSSFEMLRPASRTVSQIQLWENIWNDEFVKSYRMFDRWATDTLPLAGEYFRAITKDLMWDNKLFNDTMSVGGRAAKLENIKVPILHAVAEHDHIVPYEAAKHLIAKIGSEDKEEVILKGGHVSLVAGANAVKRLWPKLDSWLGKRST; from the coding sequence ATGAACGCGCCGACGGGACTTGATTTCGCATCGATCCCGGAGCGCATTCAATCCGAGGTGCAGCGCGCCATCATGCGCAGCATCAAGGGCGTCGAATATTTCTCGACCTCCGGTCCAACAATCGGGTCGACGCCGAAGGACGTGCTGCATTCGCGCGGCACGATGAGCCTCTATCACTATCGTTCGATGTCGGACGAGATCTACCGCGTGCCGGTGCTGATCGTGATGGCGACCACCAATCGCGGTTACATCCTCGACCTCGTGCCGGGCCAGAGCTTCATCGAGTTCCTGCTCAAGCGCGGCTACGACGTCTATATGCTGGACTGGAGCGCGCCGCGGCCGGAGGAAAGGAACCTTCGGATGGAGGACTATGTCCTCGATTTCATCCCCGATTGCGTCCGCCGCGTGCAGCAGGATTCCGGCGAGCAGGACGTCTCCGTCATCGGCTACTGCTTCGGCGGGGTGCTGTCGCTGCTCTACGGCTCGATCGTCAATGACGGGCCGATGAAGAACCTGATCTGCTTCACGACGCCGATCGATTTCCGCGAGATGAAGCTGTTCTCCAACTTTTCCGATCGCCGCTATTTCGACGTCGACCGCCTCGTCGACAGCATCGGCAACATGCCGCCGGAGATGATCCTGTCGTCGTTCGAGATGCTGCGCCCCGCCTCGCGCACGGTGAGCCAGATCCAGCTCTGGGAGAACATCTGGAACGACGAGTTCGTGAAGTCCTACCGGATGTTCGATCGCTGGGCGACCGACACGCTGCCGCTCGCCGGCGAGTATTTCCGCGCCATCACCAAGGACCTGATGTGGGACAACAAGCTCTTCAACGACACCATGTCGGTCGGCGGCCGCGCGGCGAAGCTCGAAAACATCAAGGTGCCGATCCTGCATGCGGTCGCCGAGCACGATCACATCGTGCCCTATGAGGCGGCAAAGCACCTCATCGCGAAGATCGGATCCGAGGACAAGGAAGAGGTGATCCTAAAGGGCGGTCACGTCTCCCTCGTCGCCGGCGCCAATGCGGTCAAGCGGCTGTGGCCGAAACTGGACTCCTGGTTGGGGAAGAGATCGACATGA
- a CDS encoding GNAT family N-acetyltransferase — protein sequence MSEQRSYPRHVKTDAGDIEIRLMSPADEAAVLGFGKALPTHDLLFLPRNISEPKVLSAWVKEIERGAITSLLAVKEGKVVGCGTLVRDPHSWSPHVGEIRMVVSLDVRGNGVGRALSQETFALALGAGLEKLSVQMTVDQQAAITLFESLGFKAEALLRDHVRDVDGKTHDIVVLGHNIAQVQAQMEAYGLPGAVQH from the coding sequence ATGAGCGAGCAGCGTTCCTATCCGCGTCACGTCAAGACGGATGCCGGTGATATCGAGATCCGCCTGATGTCGCCGGCGGACGAAGCCGCCGTACTCGGCTTCGGAAAGGCGTTGCCGACGCACGATTTGTTGTTCCTGCCGCGCAACATCAGCGAGCCGAAGGTGCTCTCCGCCTGGGTCAAGGAGATCGAGCGCGGGGCGATCACGAGTCTGCTCGCGGTGAAGGAGGGCAAGGTCGTCGGCTGCGGCACCTTGGTGCGCGATCCGCATTCCTGGTCGCCCCATGTCGGGGAGATCCGCATGGTGGTCTCGCTCGACGTGCGCGGAAACGGGGTGGGGCGGGCGCTGTCGCAGGAGACCTTTGCGCTCGCACTCGGCGCCGGCCTGGAAAAGCTCTCGGTCCAGATGACTGTCGACCAGCAGGCCGCGATCACCCTGTTCGAAAGCCTCGGCTTCAAGGCGGAGGCCTTGCTCCGGGACCATGTCCGGGATGTCGACGGCAAGACGCACGATATTGTCGTGCTTGGGCACAACATCGCGCAGGTCCAGGCCCAGATGGAGGCCTACGGGCTACCGGGAGCGGTCCAGCACTAG
- a CDS encoding cytochrome P450, with amino-acid sequence MPSKNRLDPIPHPPTKPVVGNMLSLDSAAPVQHLTRLAKELGPIFWLDMMGSPIVVVSGHELVDELSDEKRFDKTVRGALRRVRAVGGDGLFTADTNEPNWSKAHNILLQPFGNRAMQSYHPSMVDIAEQLVKKWERLNADDEIDVVHDMTALTLDTIGLCGFDYRFNSFYRRDYHPFVESLVRSLETIMMTRGLPFEQLWMQKRRKTLAEDVAFMNKMVDEIIAERRKSTEAIDDKKDMLAAMMTGVDRSTGEQLDDVNIRYQINTFLIAGHETTSGLLSYTIYALLKHPEILKKAYDEVDRIFGPDVDAKPTYQQVTQLAYITQILKEALRLWPPAPAYGISPLKDETIGGGKYRLKKSTFTTILVTALHRDPSVWGPNPDAFDPENFSREAEAKRPINAWKPFGNGQRACIGRGFAMHEAALALGMILQRFRLIDHQRYQMHLKETLTIKPEGFKIKVRPRADRERGAYAGPVTATSGADTAAPRATTRPGHNTPLLVLYGSNLGTAEELAMRVADLAEVNGFATKLAPLDDHAGKLPEEGGVLIFCASYNGAPPDNATQFVKWLHGDVLKDELSRVRYAVFGCGNSDWAATYQSVPRFIDEQLAARGARSVYARGEGDARSDLDGQFEKWFAAAAPAAMKEWGLTQSFSRSADDEPLYKVEPVAPGAVNAVAALGGTVAMKVLVNDELQNRSGPNPSERSTRHIEVQLPQGASYRVGDHLSVVPRNDPALVDAVARRFGFLPADQVRLQVAEGRRAQLPVGESVSIGQLLTDFVELQQVATRKQIQIMSEHTRCPVTKPKLLAFVGDDAEAGERYRDEILVKRKSVFDLLIEHPACELPFHAYLEMLSLLAPRYYSISSSPSVDPMRCSVTVGVVGGPAASGRGIYKGICSNYLSDRRAGDMIYATVRETKAGFRLPDDASVPIIMIGPGTGLAPFRGFLQERAARKAKDAALGPAMLFFGCRHPDQDYLYRDELKVLEASGITELFTAFSRADGPKTYVQHLLASQKDRVWTLIEQGAIIYVCGDGGKMEPEVKAALVAIYREKSGGDAAAGARWIEELGAKDRYVLDVWAGR; translated from the coding sequence ATGCCATCCAAGAACCGTCTGGACCCGATTCCGCATCCGCCGACCAAGCCGGTGGTCGGCAACATGCTGTCGCTGGACTCGGCCGCGCCGGTGCAGCACCTGACGCGGCTGGCCAAGGAGCTCGGCCCGATCTTCTGGCTCGACATGATGGGCTCGCCGATCGTCGTCGTCTCGGGCCATGAACTTGTCGACGAGCTCTCCGACGAGAAGCGGTTCGACAAGACGGTGCGCGGAGCGCTGCGCCGCGTACGCGCTGTCGGCGGCGACGGCCTGTTCACGGCCGACACCAACGAGCCGAACTGGAGCAAGGCGCACAACATCCTGCTCCAGCCCTTCGGCAACCGCGCCATGCAGTCCTATCATCCGAGCATGGTCGACATCGCCGAGCAGCTCGTGAAGAAGTGGGAGCGGCTCAACGCCGACGACGAGATCGACGTCGTTCACGACATGACCGCGCTGACGCTGGACACGATCGGGCTGTGCGGCTTCGACTACCGCTTCAATTCGTTCTACCGGCGCGACTACCATCCCTTCGTCGAGTCGCTGGTGCGCTCGCTCGAAACCATCATGATGACCCGCGGCCTGCCGTTCGAGCAGCTCTGGATGCAGAAGCGGCGCAAGACGCTGGCCGAAGACGTCGCCTTCATGAACAAGATGGTCGACGAGATCATCGCCGAACGGCGCAAGAGCACCGAGGCCATCGACGACAAGAAAGACATGCTCGCGGCGATGATGACCGGCGTTGACCGCTCGACCGGCGAGCAGCTCGACGACGTCAATATCCGCTACCAGATCAACACCTTTCTGATCGCGGGCCATGAGACCACCAGCGGCCTTTTGTCCTACACGATCTACGCGCTGCTCAAGCACCCCGAGATACTGAAGAAGGCCTATGACGAGGTCGATCGCATCTTCGGTCCGGACGTCGATGCCAAGCCGACCTATCAACAGGTGACGCAGCTCGCCTACATCACGCAGATCCTCAAAGAGGCGCTGCGGCTGTGGCCGCCCGCGCCCGCCTACGGCATTTCGCCGTTGAAGGACGAGACCATCGGTGGCGGCAAGTACAGGCTCAAGAAAAGCACCTTCACCACCATTCTCGTGACGGCCCTGCATCGCGATCCCAGCGTTTGGGGGCCCAATCCCGATGCGTTCGACCCGGAGAATTTCAGCCGCGAGGCGGAGGCCAAGCGACCGATCAATGCCTGGAAGCCGTTCGGCAATGGCCAGCGCGCCTGCATCGGCCGCGGCTTTGCCATGCACGAGGCCGCGCTCGCGCTCGGCATGATCCTGCAGCGCTTTCGCCTGATCGACCATCAGCGCTACCAGATGCATCTGAAGGAGACGCTGACGATCAAGCCGGAAGGCTTCAAGATCAAGGTTCGCCCGCGTGCCGATCGCGAGCGCGGGGCCTATGCCGGTCCGGTGACGGCGACCTCGGGCGCCGATACGGCCGCGCCGCGCGCCACGACGCGCCCCGGGCACAACACGCCACTGCTCGTACTGTACGGTTCAAATCTCGGCACCGCCGAGGAGCTGGCTATGCGCGTCGCCGATCTTGCCGAGGTCAACGGCTTTGCCACCAAGCTCGCGCCGCTCGACGATCATGCCGGCAAGCTGCCGGAAGAGGGCGGCGTCTTGATCTTCTGCGCCTCATACAACGGCGCGCCGCCCGATAATGCCACCCAGTTCGTCAAATGGCTGCACGGCGACGTGTTGAAGGATGAGCTGTCCAGAGTGCGCTATGCGGTGTTCGGCTGCGGCAACAGCGATTGGGCGGCGACCTATCAATCCGTGCCGCGCTTCATCGATGAGCAGCTTGCGGCCCGCGGCGCGCGCAGCGTCTATGCCCGCGGCGAGGGTGATGCGCGCAGCGATCTCGACGGCCAGTTCGAAAAATGGTTCGCGGCCGCCGCACCCGCAGCGATGAAAGAATGGGGGCTTACCCAAAGCTTCAGCCGCAGCGCCGACGACGAGCCGCTTTACAAGGTCGAGCCGGTCGCGCCCGGTGCGGTGAATGCGGTCGCAGCGCTTGGCGGCACGGTGGCGATGAAGGTGCTGGTCAACGACGAGCTCCAGAACAGGAGCGGCCCCAATCCGTCGGAGCGTTCAACAAGGCATATAGAGGTCCAGTTGCCGCAAGGCGCGAGTTACCGCGTCGGCGACCATCTCAGCGTGGTGCCGCGCAACGACCCCGCGCTGGTCGATGCCGTCGCGCGCCGTTTTGGCTTCTTGCCTGCTGACCAGGTCAGGTTGCAGGTCGCCGAGGGACGCCGCGCGCAACTGCCGGTCGGCGAGAGTGTCTCGATCGGCCAGCTCCTCACCGATTTTGTCGAGCTCCAGCAAGTGGCAACGCGCAAGCAGATCCAGATCATGTCGGAGCACACGCGCTGCCCGGTCACCAAGCCGAAGCTGCTGGCCTTCGTCGGCGACGATGCGGAAGCGGGCGAGCGCTATCGCGACGAGATCCTGGTCAAGCGCAAATCGGTGTTCGACCTGTTGATCGAACATCCGGCCTGCGAACTGCCGTTCCATGCCTATCTCGAGATGCTGTCGCTGCTCGCGCCGCGCTATTATTCGATCTCGTCTTCGCCGTCGGTCGATCCCATGCGATGCAGCGTCACCGTAGGCGTGGTCGGCGGGCCTGCCGCGTCGGGGCGCGGGATCTACAAGGGCATCTGCTCGAACTATCTCAGCGACCGCCGCGCGGGCGATATGATCTATGCAACCGTGCGCGAGACCAAGGCCGGTTTCCGACTGCCGGACGATGCATCGGTGCCCATCATCATGATCGGTCCGGGCACGGGACTGGCGCCGTTCCGCGGCTTCCTTCAGGAGCGCGCCGCGCGCAAGGCGAAGGACGCCGCCCTTGGACCGGCGATGCTGTTCTTCGGCTGCCGCCATCCCGACCAGGACTATCTCTACAGGGACGAATTGAAGGTGCTGGAGGCGAGTGGTATCACCGAGCTCTTCACCGCGTTCTCGCGCGCAGATGGTCCGAAGACCTATGTGCAGCACCTGCTCGCGAGCCAGAAGGACAGGGTCTGGACGCTGATCGAGCAGGGCGCGATCATCTATGTCTGCGGTGACGGCGGCAAGATGGAGCCGGAGGTGAAGGCTGCGCTCGTCGCCATCTATCGCGAGAAGAGCGGCGGCGATGCGGCCGCAGGCGCGCGCTGGATCGAGGAGTTGGGTGCAAAGGACCGCTACGTGCTCGATGTCTGGGCGGGCCGATAA
- a CDS encoding spermidine synthase — translation MIPWEKIDSTRIPGSDGELRLMRRGREFSIMLGTNELMNSRLSGSEAALATLAAKRIETVAMPVVLIGGLGMGFTLRAALAVLGSKAQIVVAELVPAVVAWAQGPMAEIFGDSLSDSRVDIREADVAQLIERHPLGFDAILLDVDNGPEGLTRKANDALYDIAGLRIAHTALRPGGVLAVWSSGPHAKFSRHLRAAGFEVDEVNVRATGKGGGARHVIWIAKKR, via the coding sequence ATGATTCCCTGGGAAAAAATCGATAGCACCCGGATACCCGGCTCTGATGGCGAGCTTCGCCTGATGCGCCGCGGCAGAGAGTTCTCCATCATGCTCGGTACCAACGAGTTGATGAACAGCCGGCTGTCGGGCTCCGAGGCCGCGCTCGCGACGCTCGCGGCGAAGCGAATCGAGACGGTCGCCATGCCGGTTGTCCTCATCGGCGGGTTGGGCATGGGCTTTACGCTGCGTGCGGCACTCGCCGTGCTCGGAAGCAAGGCGCAGATCGTTGTGGCCGAACTGGTCCCTGCGGTGGTGGCATGGGCGCAAGGTCCGATGGCCGAGATTTTCGGCGACAGTCTCAGTGACTCTCGCGTTGATATACGTGAAGCGGATGTTGCGCAGTTGATCGAAAGACATCCGCTCGGGTTCGATGCGATCCTGCTTGACGTCGACAATGGTCCCGAAGGTCTCACCCGCAAGGCCAATGATGCCTTGTACGATATCGCCGGGTTGAGAATAGCTCATACCGCGCTGCGGCCGGGCGGGGTACTCGCAGTCTGGTCGTCCGGACCGCATGCGAAATTTTCACGCCATCTTCGTGCTGCGGGCTTCGAGGTCGACGAAGTCAACGTCCGCGCCACTGGAAAAGGCGGTGGTGCGCGCCATGTGATCTGGATCGCGAAGAAGCGTTAG
- a CDS encoding alpha/beta hydrolase, translating into MIEMPPLEFVQTNGIRVGYYDAGPKSDKPPMVLCHGWPELAFSWRHQIKALSGAGIRVIAPDQRGYGATDRPEPVEAYDIEHLTGDLVGLLDHLKIDKAIFVGHDWGGFVVWQMPLRHIDRVAGVVGINTPHTNRAWADPIELLRARFGDKMYIVQFQDPAREPDGIFGSRVEQTFDAFMRKPVPRPADAPAEEVIAGVGASPRLNLAFPQMIAGYDAKHDPRTPILSPEEKQVFVDAFTRTGFTGGINWYRNMSRNWVRSEGLDHTVRVPSLMIMAENDAVLPPSSADGMEKLIPDLEKYLVRDSGHWTQQEKPEEVSAKLIEWRRRRFG; encoded by the coding sequence ATGATCGAAATGCCGCCGCTCGAGTTCGTGCAGACGAACGGAATCCGTGTGGGCTATTACGACGCGGGCCCGAAGAGCGACAAACCGCCGATGGTGCTCTGTCATGGCTGGCCCGAGCTTGCCTTCTCCTGGCGCCACCAGATCAAGGCGCTGAGCGGAGCCGGTATCCGGGTTATCGCGCCGGACCAGCGCGGTTATGGCGCGACCGACCGGCCCGAGCCGGTCGAGGCCTATGACATCGAACATCTGACCGGCGATCTGGTCGGGCTGCTTGATCATCTGAAGATCGACAAGGCGATCTTCGTCGGCCACGACTGGGGTGGGTTCGTCGTCTGGCAGATGCCGCTGCGGCACATCGACCGCGTCGCGGGCGTGGTGGGGATCAACACACCCCATACCAACCGGGCTTGGGCCGATCCGATCGAGCTGCTGCGTGCGCGCTTCGGCGACAAAATGTACATCGTGCAGTTCCAGGATCCGGCGCGCGAGCCTGACGGGATATTCGGCAGTCGCGTCGAGCAGACCTTCGACGCTTTCATGCGCAAGCCGGTGCCACGCCCGGCCGACGCGCCGGCAGAGGAAGTGATTGCCGGTGTCGGCGCTTCGCCGCGGCTTAATCTGGCGTTTCCGCAGATGATCGCCGGCTATGACGCCAAGCACGATCCGCGGACGCCGATCCTGTCGCCGGAGGAGAAGCAGGTGTTCGTCGACGCCTTCACCAGGACCGGCTTCACCGGTGGTATCAACTGGTACCGCAACATGTCGCGCAACTGGGTGCGCTCCGAAGGCCTCGATCACACCGTTCGGGTGCCGTCGCTGATGATCATGGCCGAGAACGATGCGGTGCTGCCGCCGTCCTCCGCCGACGGCATGGAAAAGCTGATTCCGGATCTGGAGAAATATCTCGTGCGCGACAGCGGCCATTGGACGCAGCAGGAGAAGCCGGAAGAGGTCAGCGCCAAGCTGATCGAATGGCGTAGAAGGCGGTTTGGCTAA
- a CDS encoding phasin, which yields MTTETNGAFEGFKDAFKNIQNLEVPEAAREFVKKTANTAKDRAAEVFAGSERVTAAIENAVTESVTEAGKISRNIQQAIYEDAEAFFSGIDKLASAKSISEAVEIQSGLLRARGEVLVSRAKATSDYFGKLAANGAKAAQDNFAKVYNKTA from the coding sequence ATGACCACTGAAACGAACGGCGCTTTCGAGGGCTTCAAGGACGCATTCAAGAACATCCAGAACCTGGAAGTTCCCGAGGCCGCCCGCGAGTTCGTCAAGAAGACTGCCAACACTGCCAAGGACCGTGCTGCCGAGGTTTTCGCTGGCTCCGAGCGGGTGACCGCCGCCATCGAGAACGCGGTGACCGAATCCGTCACCGAGGCCGGCAAGATCAGCCGCAACATCCAGCAGGCGATCTATGAGGATGCCGAGGCGTTCTTCTCCGGTATCGACAAGCTCGCGTCGGCCAAGTCGATCAGCGAAGCCGTCGAGATCCAGTCCGGCCTGCTCCGCGCCCGCGGCGAAGTACTCGTCTCGCGCGCCAAGGCGACCTCGGACTATTTCGGTAAGCTCGCCGCCAACGGCGCGAAGGCCGCTCAGGACAATTTCGCCAAGGTCTACAACAAGACCGCGTAA
- a CDS encoding alpha/beta hydrolase has protein sequence MNASVHQPPQIVRANGIDICYEIFGSDSAEPLLLIMGLGAQMIHWDDAFCEQLAARGFRVIRFDNRDIGKSSHLSGGKRLTPFELLKLRFLKIPVAATYRLIDMAKDTVGLMDALGIKSAHLVGASMGGMIAQEVTLSFPQRVRSLTSIMSTTGNPRVPPPTREASAMLMAPPPRSKEEFIVRFGQTWKVLRAGHFPEEEALDPGRAERVFARGLNPAGVGRQLRAVLASGSRKERLHAVKTPTLVIHGTVDPLVRPEGGQDTAASIPGAKLLMIEGMGHALPMRFWGEIIDAIDKHAHGAAAKAA, from the coding sequence GTGAACGCCTCCGTCCATCAGCCGCCGCAGATCGTCCGCGCCAACGGCATCGACATCTGCTACGAGATCTTCGGGAGCGATAGTGCCGAGCCGCTGCTGCTGATCATGGGGCTTGGCGCCCAGATGATCCATTGGGATGACGCCTTCTGCGAACAACTCGCCGCGCGCGGCTTTCGCGTGATCCGCTTCGACAATCGCGACATCGGCAAGTCCAGCCACCTGAGCGGCGGCAAGCGGCTCACGCCCTTTGAGCTGTTGAAGCTGCGCTTCCTGAAGATCCCGGTGGCAGCCACCTACAGATTAATCGACATGGCGAAGGACACGGTCGGCCTGATGGATGCACTCGGCATCAAGTCGGCGCATCTGGTCGGTGCCTCCATGGGCGGCATGATCGCCCAGGAGGTCACGCTGTCGTTTCCGCAGCGCGTCCGCTCGCTCACCTCGATCATGTCGACGACGGGAAATCCGCGAGTGCCGCCACCAACTCGCGAAGCCTCGGCCATGCTGATGGCGCCGCCGCCGCGCAGCAAGGAGGAGTTCATCGTTCGCTTCGGCCAGACCTGGAAGGTCTTGCGCGCCGGTCATTTCCCGGAAGAGGAGGCGCTCGATCCAGGCCGCGCCGAGCGGGTGTTCGCACGCGGGCTCAACCCGGCCGGCGTTGGCCGACAGCTCCGCGCCGTGCTCGCCTCGGGCAGCCGCAAGGAGCGGCTGCACGCCGTCAAGACGCCGACGCTGGTGATCCACGGCACCGTCGATCCGCTGGTGCGGCCCGAGGGCGGTCAGGACACGGCGGCATCGATTCCCGGAGCAAAGCTGTTGATGATCGAGGGCATGGGCCACGCGCTGCCGATGCGGTTCTGGGGCGAGATCATCGACGCCATCGACAAGCATGCGCATGGCGCGGCGGCGAAGGCGGCCTAA
- a CDS encoding wax ester/triacylglycerol synthase family O-acyltransferase produces the protein MADGKKLSSLDASFLYLETPEMPMHVGSMAIFRLPDDYKGDFFEAFKAMIVSRLHIAPILKARLEKAPLDIDHPTWVEDDQFDIDRHIFRASLPEPRDRATLERIVGWMHAKLLNRARPLWEFYVFEGMKDNEVGLYSKMHHAAIDGGAGAALTNMIYDISPIPRTVDPPTGGAKPGPEPRDIAANLLDSYQQLFSQPLDASQAAKNLQLPRTGKSDIGSILFDNAMYQIESAVRFAGNIPTVLKSVSDVLGKIADPKSRESLASMVSPPTMLNKSISSERSFAGVSISLSRAKALAKQAGGKLNDVVLALASGVVRRYLQQYGTLPAKSMTAAVPISLREEGNTEANNQVFGMICSIATNIDDPKARLEAIIAQSTKAKEMSHPLRALMPQVSNISMLGAPIMVQILALLYSRSNLSDVLPPAANITVSNVPGPRQTLYAAGAELLHIFPVSISTHGQALNITVQSYRDQLDFGFIVGANIIPHVQVMCDMLPEEFAALEAAYAPPATDVKGAAE, from the coding sequence ATGGCCGACGGGAAGAAGCTGTCGTCATTGGATGCGTCGTTTCTCTATCTGGAAACGCCGGAAATGCCGATGCACGTCGGCAGCATGGCGATCTTTCGCCTGCCCGACGACTACAAGGGCGACTTCTTCGAAGCCTTCAAGGCGATGATCGTCTCGCGCCTGCACATCGCGCCGATCCTCAAAGCGCGGCTGGAAAAGGCGCCGCTCGACATCGATCATCCCACCTGGGTTGAGGACGATCAGTTCGACATCGACCGCCACATCTTCCGCGCCAGCCTGCCGGAGCCGCGCGACCGCGCCACGCTCGAGCGCATCGTCGGCTGGATGCATGCAAAACTGCTGAACCGCGCCCGTCCGCTCTGGGAGTTCTACGTGTTCGAGGGCATGAAGGACAACGAGGTCGGGCTCTATTCCAAGATGCATCACGCCGCCATCGACGGCGGTGCCGGCGCGGCGCTGACCAACATGATCTACGACATCTCGCCGATCCCGCGGACGGTCGATCCGCCGACGGGAGGCGCAAAGCCCGGACCGGAGCCGCGCGACATTGCGGCGAACCTGCTCGATTCCTATCAGCAGCTCTTCAGCCAGCCGCTCGACGCTTCGCAGGCCGCCAAGAATCTGCAACTGCCGCGCACCGGCAAGAGTGACATCGGCTCGATCCTGTTCGACAATGCGATGTACCAGATCGAGAGCGCGGTGCGTTTCGCCGGCAACATCCCGACCGTGCTCAAGAGCGTGTCCGACGTGCTCGGCAAGATCGCCGATCCGAAATCGCGCGAGAGCCTCGCCAGCATGGTGTCGCCGCCGACCATGCTCAACAAATCGATCTCGTCCGAGCGCAGCTTCGCCGGTGTGTCGATTTCGCTGTCACGGGCCAAGGCGCTCGCCAAGCAGGCCGGCGGCAAGCTCAACGACGTGGTGCTGGCGCTCGCCTCCGGCGTGGTCCGCCGCTACCTGCAGCAGTACGGCACGCTGCCTGCGAAATCGATGACGGCGGCGGTGCCGATTTCGTTGCGCGAGGAAGGCAACACCGAGGCCAACAACCAGGTGTTCGGCATGATCTGCTCGATCGCCACCAACATCGACGATCCCAAGGCGCGGCTGGAGGCGATCATCGCGCAATCGACCAAGGCCAAGGAGATGTCGCATCCGCTGCGCGCCTTGATGCCGCAGGTCTCCAACATCTCGATGCTGGGCGCCCCGATCATGGTGCAGATCCTGGCGCTGCTCTACAGCCGCTCGAACCTCTCGGACGTGCTGCCGCCGGCCGCCAACATCACCGTATCCAACGTGCCGGGACCGCGGCAGACGCTCTACGCCGCCGGTGCCGAGCTCTTGCACATATTCCCGGTGTCAATCTCGACGCATGGACAGGCGCTCAATATTACCGTGCAGAGCTATCGCGACCAGCTCGATTTCGGCTTCATCGTCGGGGCCAACATCATTCCGCACGTGCAGGTGATGTGCGACATGCTGCCGGAGGAGTTTGCCGCGCTGGAGGCGGCCTATGCGCCGCCGGCAACCGACGTCAAAGGCGCCGCCGAATAG
- a CDS encoding DUF445 domain-containing protein, giving the protein MTAQATFSFDAPGDTKRAAELRRVKALATLVLASTLLLFVVAKWLLNVHPVFGFIAAFAEAATIGGLADWYAVVALFKRPLGLPIPHTAIIQSNQARIADKLGEFIQVHFLEAGPVEAKLKEIDFGSFVADWLRDRKRSDDLARFALRLLPEAFYATENSGLMTFIIRRMSSQLQAIDLAPLAAGTLRGFVSEGRHQVLFDDLLRVMHDTLTGKQSMAMIREKVRAELPTLLRLYRADKFLVNKIVASATAFFNEVRSDPKHPFRGEFDRMVLTFVDRLGTDQIYIDRIDGLKRDLLARPELADLAHTVWANTRSFIERSASGETQVLQHHLAGMFVAAGEALAGDAELRAEINKGLVTVLRSFVADQKSGVSTFISDQVKSWNMTQLISLIEINIGRDLQYIRFNGSLIGGIAGLTLYTVEFLLRLL; this is encoded by the coding sequence ATGACCGCGCAGGCAACCTTCTCCTTCGATGCCCCCGGCGACACCAAACGCGCGGCGGAGCTGCGCCGCGTCAAGGCGCTGGCGACGCTGGTGCTGGCCTCGACGCTTCTCTTGTTCGTGGTCGCGAAGTGGCTGTTAAACGTGCATCCGGTGTTCGGCTTCATCGCCGCCTTCGCGGAGGCCGCGACCATCGGCGGGCTCGCCGACTGGTACGCTGTCGTGGCGTTGTTCAAGCGGCCGCTCGGCCTGCCAATCCCGCACACCGCAATCATCCAGAGCAACCAGGCCCGCATCGCCGACAAGCTCGGCGAGTTCATCCAGGTGCATTTCCTCGAGGCAGGTCCCGTCGAGGCCAAGTTGAAAGAGATCGATTTCGGCTCCTTCGTCGCGGACTGGCTGCGCGACCGCAAGCGCAGCGACGATCTCGCGCGCTTCGCGCTGCGCCTCTTGCCGGAAGCCTTTTACGCGACGGAAAACTCGGGCCTGATGACCTTCATCATCCGCCGCATGTCCTCGCAGCTTCAGGCCATCGATCTCGCGCCGCTTGCCGCCGGCACGCTGCGCGGTTTCGTTTCGGAGGGGCGGCATCAGGTTCTGTTCGACGATCTCCTGCGCGTGATGCACGACACGCTGACTGGAAAGCAGTCCATGGCGATGATCCGCGAAAAGGTGCGCGCGGAGCTGCCGACCCTGCTCAGGCTCTATCGCGCCGACAAGTTTCTGGTGAACAAGATCGTGGCTTCGGCAACCGCCTTCTTCAATGAAGTGCGCAGCGATCCCAAGCATCCGTTCCGCGGCGAGTTCGACCGCATGGTGCTGACCTTCGTCGATCGGCTCGGTACCGACCAAATCTATATCGACCGCATCGACGGGCTGAAGCGCGATCTGCTCGCGCGCCCCGAACTCGCCGATCTCGCGCACACGGTGTGGGCGAACACGCGCTCATTCATCGAGCGCAGCGCGAGCGGCGAGACGCAGGTGCTGCAGCATCATCTCGCCGGCATGTTCGTCGCCGCCGGCGAAGCGCTTGCGGGGGACGCCGAGCTGCGCGCCGAGATCAACAAGGGTCTGGTCACCGTGCTGCGCAGCTTCGTCGCCGACCAGAAGAGCGGCGTCTCGACCTTCATCTCCGATCAGGTCAAGTCGTGGAATATGACGCAGTTGATTTCGCTGATCGAAATCAACATCGGCCGCGACCTGCAATACATCCGCTTCAACGGTTCGCTGATCGGTGGGATCGCCGGACTTACGCTCTACACCGTCGAATTCCTGCTGCGATTGTTGTGA